One genomic window of Gossypium hirsutum isolate 1008001.06 chromosome D11, Gossypium_hirsutum_v2.1, whole genome shotgun sequence includes the following:
- the LOC107911698 gene encoding acyl-coenzyme A thioesterase 13, with translation MDLETVKKYLEKGVGADGDDKNASIINGMPSRFFENFIMQGLHVDQIEKGRVLCSMKVPPRLLNAGNFLHGGATASLVDLVGSAVIYSYGGSTSGVSVEISITYLDAAYVGEEIEIEAKALRVGKTVAVVTVEFRKKKTGKIIAQGRHTKYLTVQSKM, from the exons ATGGATTTGGAAACGGTGAAGAAATACTTGGAGAAAGGAGTTGGGGCTGACGGCGATGACAAGAACGCCTCAATCATCAATGGCATGCCTTCTAGATTCTTCGAAAACTTCATCATGCAAGGTCTCCATGTTGACCAAATCGAAAAGGGTCGAGTTCTTTGCTCCATGAAAGTCCCTCCTCGTTTGCTG aacgcTGGTAATTTCTTGCACGGTGGAGCTACTGCATCACTGGTGGATTTGGTTGGATCAGCGGTTATTTACTCCTACGGAGGTAGTACCAGTGGAGTTTCTGTCGAAATCAGTATCACTTACTTGGATGCTGCTTATGTTGGC GAGGAAATCGAGATAGAGGCTAAGGCATTGCGTGTTGGGAAGACTGTTGCCGTTGTCACGGTTGAGTTTCGGAAGAAAAAAACTGGGAAAATCATTGCGCAGGGGCGTCATACTAAGTACCTCACCGTCCAGAGTAAAATGTAA
- the LOC107910850 gene encoding cytochrome P450 78A5-like yields the protein MSCVVAFTRGSSWARYRSKASVAIPGPLGSPLLGLLTVFTGATPNRALAKLAKTIKAVKLMAFSVGFARFIVSNDLETARDILDNNNSAFAYRPVKEPAYELLFHRAMGFAVEYWLVLEELEAYLSHPFVQSKRITGFEGFRRETGVKMVEELKCLMEAKGEVLTGRVLHFGSLNNVMATVFGKKYDFEKPGEGFELEGLVSENCAEVAERSKKGFFWFKLD from the exons atgag TTGCGTTGTGGCTTTCACCAGGGGGTCCTCATGGGCTCGTTATAGGTCCAAGGCAAGTGTTGCGATCCCTGGTCCACTCGGTTCCCCACTTCTTGGATTGCTCACTGTATTCACCGGTGCCACCCCTAACCGAGCCCTGGCTAAACTTGCTAAAACTATTAAAGCAGTGAAGTTAATGGCTTTTTCCGTGGGGTTCGCTCGGTTTATCGTGTCCAATGACCTTGAGACCGCGAGGGATATCCTCGACAACAACAACTCAGCTTTTGCTTATAGGCCGGTGAAGGAGCCAGCCTATGAGCTGTTGTTTCATAGGGCAATGGGGTTCgctgttgaatattg GTTAGTATTGGAGGAACTTGAGGCGTATCTCAGCCACCCATTTGTTCAGTCGAAGAGAATCACTGGATTTGAAGGGTTCAGGCGTGAGACTGGTGTCAAAATGGTCGAAGAGCTGAAGTGTTTAATGGAAGCCAAAGGTGAAGTTCTTACGGGAAGGGTGCTTCATTTTGGGTCTTTGAACAATGTGATGGCCACTGTGTTTGGTAAAAAGTATGACTTTGAGAAGCCTGGAGAAGGGTTCGAGCTAGAGGGGCTTGTTAGTGAG AACTGTGCTGAAGTAGCTGAAAGATCTAAGAAAGGGTTTTTTTGGTTTAAACTGGACTGA
- the LOC107911699 gene encoding protein DYAD: MAERGVCRQVKFLNSQGDSTAKPLPGKIEEEYDEDDKKHVKTMLISCPEVRKRKCLSSNQLRKEKAARCGKQSLSNGPNKGKQNKHKNTVERWSAERYNLAEESMLEIMKAEGAVFENPISRPALRMAARKLIGDTGLLDHLLKHIDGKVAPGGTDRFRRCYNTSGVMEYWLENADLANKRKEAGISPFWQKPVAAPNHVSAGAIEFNLLNEEMVKLKREMQELVSKQQEQDQANSIEEMQKEMLKWKAKTDERLMEFTSSLNGMQNMCKELITWKTRVEQQMLEISNSLSTLQASKQCTIFSPSASERWEDWLESTNLDNFQGGNLSPWIDNPELINFGQDAVQETDLAPLAWPRPGHSPFEGPFYAQDLDMINEEMAKIMSNVEELAPRRQGEDQANVTPDSSVTANSKSDLDNLLLVQEMLKDLVKWKAKIKQQLTDISSAVSVLQKSRQ, translated from the exons ATGGCAGAGCGGGGTGTCTGCCGACAAGTTAAATTCCTGAACTCTCAAGGAGATAGCACTGCCAAACCGTTGCCTGGCAAAATTGAGgaagaatatgatgaagatgataAAAAGCATGTGAAAACTATGTTGATTTCATGCCCAGAAGTACGGAAGAGAAAATGCCTTTCCTCCAACCAACTGAGAAAAGAAAAAGCTGCAAGATGTGGGAAACAAAGCTTAAGTAATGGTCCTAACAAGGGCAAgcaaaacaaacataaaaatactGTAGAGAGATGGTCTGCTGAAAG GTATAATCTAGCTGAAGAAAGCATGTTAGAGATCATGAAGGCTGAAGGGGCTGTGTTTGAGAATCCAATATCTCGGCCTGCTTTGAGAATGGCAGCCCGTAAACTTATTGGTGATACTGGGCTATTGGACCATCTGCTGAAGCACATTGATGGAAAGGTGGCACCTGGAGGTACTGATAGGTTTCGGCGTTGTTACAATACCAGTGGAGTGATGGAGTATTGGCTGGAGAATGCTGACCTGGCCAACAAGCGAAAGGAGGCTGGGATCTCCCCATTTTGGCAGAAACCTGTTGCGGCTCCAAATCATGTTTCAGCTGGTGCTATAGAATTCAATCTGCTTAATGAAGAAATGGTAAAACTGAAGAG AGAGATGCAGGAGCTGGTATCCAAGCAGCAAGAGCAAGATCAAGCAAATTCAATTGAG GAGATGCAGAAAGAAATGTTGAAATGGAAAGCAAAGACAGATGAGCGCCTAATGGAGTTTACAAGTTCATTGAATGGTATGCAG AATATGTGCAAAGAACTGATTACATGGAAAACTAGAGTTGAGCAGCAGATGCTAGAAATTTCAAATTCATTGAGCACTCTGCAGGCATCAAAGCAATGCACTATCTTTAGTCCATCAGCTTCTGAAAGATGGGAAGATTGGTTAGAGAGCACCAACCTGGACAATTTTCAAGGCGGTAACTTGTCACCCTGGATAGACAATCCAGAGCTGATTAATTTTGGGCAGGATGCAGTTCAAGAGACGGATCTGGCCCCACTTGCATGGCCAAGACCTGGTCATAGCCCCTTTGAAGGCCCTTTTTATGCTCAAGATCTGGACATGATTAATGAAGAAATGGCTAAAATAATGAG CAACGTGGAGGAGCTAGCACCAAGGAGGCAAGGGGAAGATCAAGCTAATGTGACACCTGATTCTTCTGTAACTGCCAATTCAAAGTCAGATCTTGATAATTTGCTTCTGGTTCAG GAAATGTTGAAGGACCTGGTGAAGTGGAAAGCTAAAATTAAGCAACAGCTGACAGATATTTCAAGTGCGGTTAGCGTTCTGCAGAAATCAAGGCAGTAA
- the LOC107911700 gene encoding proteasome subunit alpha type-4: MSRRYDSRTTIFSPEGRLYQVEYAMEAIGNAGSAIGILSKDGVVLVGEKKVTSKLLQTSTSTEKMYKIDDHVACAVAGIMSDANILINTARVQAQRYTYAYQEPMPVEQLVQSLCDTKQGYTQFGGLRPFGVSFLFAGWDKNYGFQLYMSDPSGNYSGWKAAAIGANNQAAQSMLKQDYKDDITREEAVQLALKVLSKTMDSTSLTSEKLELAEVFLTPSGNVKYQVCSPDSLSKLLVKFGVTQPATEAS, translated from the coding sequence ATGTCTCGGAGATATGATAGCCGCACAACAATCTTTTCCCCTGAAGGCCGTCTCTACCAAGTAGAGTATGCAATGGAAGCCATTGGGAATGCTGGCTCTGCGATTGGAATACTATCGAAGGATGGTGTTGTCTTGGTTGGTGAAAAGAAAGTTACTTCCAAGCTTCTTCAAACCTCCACATCTACGGAAAAGATGTACAAGATTGATGATCATGTTGCTTGTGCCGTGGCGGGAATAATGTCTGATGCAAATATCCTAATCAACACTGCTAGGGTGCAAGCTCAACGATACACATATGCTTACCAAGAGCCAATGCCCGTTGAACAGTTGGTTCAATCTCTCTGTGATACAAAGCAGGGTTATACCCAGTTTGGTGGTCTCCGCCCATTCGGTGTTTCATTTCTTTTTGCAGGATGGGACAAGAACTATGGATTCCAACTTTACATGAGTGATCCTAGTGGTAACTACAGTGGATGGAAAGCTGCAGCTATTGGTGCAAATAATCAAGCAGCTCAGTCAATGTTGAAACAAGATTACAAGGACGATATCACGAGGGAAGAAGCCGTACAACTCGCGCTGAAGGTGCTGAGTAAAACCATGGACAGCACCAGCCTTACTTCGGAGAAACTTGAACTGGCTGAGGTTTTCCTTACACCTTCTGGGAATGTGAAGTACCAGGTTTGCTCACCTGATTCTCTGAGTAAGTTGTTGGTGAAGTTTGGAGTGACCCAACCTGCCACTGAGGCTTCTTGA
- the LOC107911701 gene encoding TOM1-like protein 5, producing the protein MAAELVNFATSEKLAEMDWAKNIEICELVARDQRQAKDVVKAIKKRLGSKNPNTQLYAVLLLEMLMNNIGENVHKLVIDTGILPILVKIVKKKSDLPVRERIFLLLDATQTSLGGASGKFPQYYSAYYDLVSAGVEFPQRPHATPSNPPTSQPIKSNTLNGELASARQEAVAKEAEPQIVPESSIIQKASNALEVLREVLDAVDAQNPEAAKDEFTLDLVEQCSFQKQRVMHLVMSSRDEKVVSRAIELNEQLQNVLIRHDALLSGRTTVSSRPASTLNHFNHEEEEEEPEQLFRRIRKGKACARPEDEECSREQPHLGLYGSNILGEKERLNRPLIRPLPSEPSYENNAHPSAVAIPPPPAKHIERERYFQEKKVDGSAVAGHMRGLSLHSRNASSSRSSDFSD; encoded by the exons ATGGCTGCTGAGCTGGTCAATTTTGCCACAAGTGAGAAATTGGCTGAGATGGACTGGGCAAAGAACATTGAAATTTGTGAGTTAGTTGCTCGAGATCAAAG GCAAGCTAAAGATGTTGTTAAAGCAATTAAGAAACGATTGGGGAGCAAAAACCCAAATACTCAATTATACGCTGTATTG CTATTGGAGATGTTGATGAACAATATTGGTGAAAATGTTCATAAGCTGGTGATTGATACTGGCATTCTCCCAATTCTTGTGAAGATAGTCAAGAAAAAG TCGGACCTACCAGTGCGAGAGAGAATATTTTTGCTTTTGGATGCTACACAAACATCTCTTGGTGGTGCTTCTGGAAAGTTCCCTCAGTACTATTCAGCATACTACGATCTGGTG AGTGCTGGAGTAGAATTTCCTCAAAGGCCTCATGCAACACCATCAAATCCACCTACTTCGCAACCAATTAAAAGTAATACGCTTAATGGTGAACTTGCCTCTGCCAGACAAGAGGCAGTTGCAAAGGAAGCAGAGCCTCAGATTGTTCCCGAGTCCAG TATTATTCAGAAGGCTAGCAATGCGTTAGAGGTTTTAAGAGAAGTCCTTGATGCAGTTGATGCTCAAAATCCTGAG GCTGCAAAGGATGAATTTACACTTGACCTTGTGGAACAGTGTTCATTCCAGAAGCAACGAGTGATGCATCTTGTGATGAGTTCTAG GGATGAGAAGGTGGTTTCTCGAGCAATTGAATTGAATGAGCAACTCCAGAATGTTCTTATCAGACATGATGCTCTTCTCTCTGGGAGGACAACTGTTTCTAGTAGGCCGGCATCAACTCTTAATCATTTCAACCatgaagaagaggaagaggagCCTGAGCAACTTTTTAGAAG GATACGAAAAGGGAAAGCATGTGCAAGACCGGAAGATGAAGAGTGCTCTAGAGAACAGCCACACTTGGGTTTGTATGGATCAAACATTCTGGGAGAAAAAGAACGGCTAAACCGTCCACTTATTCGACCATTGCCCTCAGAACCATCATATGAAAACAATGCACATCCTTCAGCTGTTGCAATTCCTCCCCCTCCTGCAAAACACATCGAGAGAGAAAGATACTTTCAGGAGAAAAAGGTTGACGGTTCTGCTGTGGCTGGTCATATGAGAGGCTTGTCATTACACAGTCGTAATGCTAGCAGTTCTCGTAGCTCCGATTTCAGTGACTAA